In Nicotiana tabacum cultivar K326 chromosome 17, ASM71507v2, whole genome shotgun sequence, one DNA window encodes the following:
- the LOC107823025 gene encoding uncharacterized protein LOC107823025, whose product MVGEEDIDLSALKSQLAQTDVTWKLEMEKSQSQVDALQAKLLEVKACIQGSEEDTKRELDALWHRVRTATTLMTYLKAKARVMAVPDLANSSCGIKELDGVGLVDKNGIPLSGWSRDVDLSSFDDADDETWIRLSSKHGHLDEQDGSYMSELLRSAQLVTDVMESLVKRVIMAESETAIEKENVTVGEEEIKRKALQIENMSVKLEEMERFALGTNLILTEMRQRVEDLVEETSRQRQRAAENEQELCRVKRDFESLKSYVSSLISVRETLLSSEKQFQTIERLFERLVAKTTQLESEKMQKEVEVQKLMEENVRLTALLDKKEAQLLAMNEQCKVMALSASNI is encoded by the exons ATGGTGGGTGAGGAAGATATTGATCTCTCAGCTTTAAAATCCCAATTGGCTCAAACAGACGTTACTTGGAAGCTAGAGATGGAGAAAAGTCAGTCCCAAGTGGATGCTTTGCAAGCAAAACTGTTGGAGGTAAAAGCTTGTATTCAAGGATCAGAGGAAGATACAAAGAGAGAGTTAGATGCTCTATGGCATAGAGTCAGAACTGCTACAACGTTGATGACGTACTTGAAAGCTAAAGCCAGAGTCATGGCTGTTCCAGATTTGGCCAATTCCTCATGCGGTATCAAAGAACTAGATGGAGTAGGCCTTGTAGATAAAAATGGGATACCATTATCCGGTTGGTCTAGGGATGTAGATCTCTCGTCTTTTGATGATGCTGATGATGAAACATGGATTAGACTTTCGAGTAAACATGGTCACCTTGATGAACAAGATGGATCTTATATGAGTGAATTACTCAGAAGTGCACAGTTGGTTACAGATGTTATGGAAAGTCTTGTAAAGAGGGTTATAATGGCGGAATCTGAAACTGCTATAGAGAAAGAGAATGTAACGGTTGGTGAAGAAGAGATTAAAAGGAAAGCGCTCCAAATTGAAAACATGTCTGTTAAGTTAGAGGAAATGGAAAGATTTGCTCTGGGTACAAATCTTATCCTGACTGAGATGCGGCAGAGAGTTGAAGATTTGGTTGAAGAAACTTCTAGACAGAGGCAGAGAGCTGCAGAAAATGAGCAGGAGCTTTGTCGTGTTAAGAGAGACTTTGAGTCTCTGAAATCCTATGTCAGTAGTCTCATTAGTGTGAGAGAAACACTTCTATCATCAGAAAAGCAATTCCAGACTATTGAAAGGCTTTTTGAGCG GCTGGTTGCCAAGACAACACAATTGGAGAGTGAGAAGATGCAGAAAGAGGTTGAAGTGCAAAAACTGATGGAAGAAAATGTGAGGTTGACTGCTCTACTTGATAAGAAAGAGGCACAACTTTTGGCCATGAATGAACAATGCAAGGTTATGGCGCTTAGTGCTTCAAATATTTAG
- the LOC107823029 gene encoding endoglucanase 2-like yields MEKETHKDKRWFWRGVVIFSFVAFVLAAVLFSFRKYFHPSDSSKAVTHQVVDKYANALSIAMQFFDVQKSGKLVNNKIAWRGDSAMGDGSEVNLDLTKGMYDAGDHVKFGFPMAFTATVLSWSILEYGNNMKLVNELENAQESLKWITDFLINAHPSDNVLYIQVGDPKLDHTCWERPEVMTGKRPLTQVNATYPGTDVAAETAAAMAAASLVFKSIDSVYSENLLKHAQQLFKFADTYRGLYSISIPEVQEFYNSTAFGDELLWAASWLYHATGDKSYLSYVATNGDTFANWGNPCWFSWENKLAGVQVLLSRVNLFGSKEDISTEESLSLQLYRQTAETFLCGLLPESPTATSQRTPDGLVWVNQWNPLQYSVASSFLAVVYSDYMLSSQTPNLYCIGELYEPTELRNFAVLQLDYILGNNPMEMSYLVGYGSRYPQQVHHRGASIPVDVNSNCSDGFKWLHTREPNPNVAVGALVGGPSLSDTYMDSRNNISQSETTTYNTALIVGLISGLITSSSLVESFVRN; encoded by the exons atggaaaaagaaaCACATAAGGATAAAAGATGGTTCTGGCGAGGGGTGGTCATTTTTTCTTTTGTGGCTTTCGTTCTTGCTGCAGTTTTATTCAGTTTCCGCAAATATTTTCATCCTTCTGATTCTTCAAAGGCTGTTACCCACCAAGTTGTTGATAAATATGCAAATGCTCTTAGCATTGCTATGCAATTCTTCGACGTTCAGAAGT CTGGAAAATTGGTGAATAATAAGATTGCTTGGAGAGGAGATTCAGCTATGGGAGATGGAAGCGAAGTGAATTTGGATTTAACTAAAGGAATGTATGATGCTGGAGACCATGTGAAGTTTGGATTTCCAATGGCATTCACTGCAACTGTTTTATCATGGTCCATTTTGGAGTATGGCAACAACATGAAGTTGGTGAATGAGCTGGAAAATGCCCAAGAATCCCTCAAGTGGATCACTGATTTCCTTATTAATGCACATCCTTCTGATAATGTCCTCTATATTCAG GTGGGTGACCCAAAGCTGGATCACACGTGCTGGGAAAGGCCTGAGGTCATGACAGGGAAAAGGCCTCTCACACAAGTGAACGCGACGTATCCAGGGACAGATGTTGCAGCAGAAACTGCCGCAGCAATGGCAGCTGCATCTTTGGTGTTCAAGTCAATTGACTCTGTCTACTCAGAGAATCTTCTTAAGCATGCCCAACAGTTATTCAAGTTTGCTGATACTTATAGAGGTTTGTACAGTATCAGCATACCTGAAGTGCAGGAATTTTATAATTCTACTGCATTTGGGGATGAACTCTTGTGGGCAGCTTCCTGGCTTTATCATGCTACCGGAGACAAATCTTACCTTAGCTATGTAGCTACAAATGGCGACACGTTTGCTAATTGGGGAAATCCATGTTGGTTTTCTTGGGAAAATAAGTTGGCTGGAGTTCAG GTCCTATTATCAAGGGTCAATTTATTTGGTTCAAAGGAAGATATTTCAACTGAGGAAAGTCTTTCACTCCAGTTGTACAGACAGACTGCTGAGACCTTTTTGTGTGGACTTCTACCTGAATCCCCAACGGCAACATCTCAAAGAACACCAG ATGGCCTCGTATGGGTTAACCAGTGGAATCCATTGCAGTATTCTGTGGCCTCTTCATTTTTGGCAGTTGTTTACAGTGATTACATGCTTAGCTCCCAAACACCAAATTTATATTGCATCGGGGAGCTATATGAACCAACAGAATTGCGCAACTTTGCAGTTTTACAG TTGGACTATATATTGGGAAACAATCCGATGGAAATGAGCTACCTTGTTGGTTATGGAAGTAGATATCCTCAGCAAGTTCACCACAGGGGTGCTTCAATTCCAGTAGATGTTAATTCTAATTGCAGTGATGGCTTCAAATGGCTGCATACAAGAGAACCTAATCCAAATGTTGCAGTGGGAGCTCTTGTTGGAGGACCATCCCTCAGTGATACATATATGGACTCTCGGAACAACATTTCCCAAAGTGAAACCACCACTTACAACACTGCCCTTATTGTTGGACTCATCTCAGGCCTGATCACCTCTTCATCACTAGTAGAGTCTTTTGTGAGAAACTGA